One part of the Thermoanaerobacterium sp. CMT5567-10 genome encodes these proteins:
- the murI gene encoding glutamate racemase has protein sequence MDIRPIGVFDSGVGGLTVLKRLKELLPNENYIYFGDTKRVPYGEKSKEEIEKYARQIVHFMNEKNTKIIVIACNTTCASIDKNEYSEILFNVLEAGAESAANLTKNKKVGVIATTRTIESRSYEKNIKSIDSGVDVFGKACPRFVPLVEEGLANSDEAFKCAKEYLSALNNEEIDTLVLGCTHYPILINAIKNAVDKDVIIVDPAIKLSEKVKSYLEENNMLNLKFTGKIEYFVSGNKENFVNTAKLILNEDIEKISIVDIERY, from the coding sequence ATGGACATAAGACCGATTGGCGTATTTGATTCAGGCGTAGGCGGTTTAACTGTATTAAAGAGATTAAAAGAATTATTGCCAAATGAAAATTATATATATTTTGGCGATACGAAAAGAGTGCCATACGGTGAGAAGTCTAAAGAGGAGATAGAAAAATACGCCAGACAGATAGTACATTTTATGAATGAGAAAAACACAAAAATTATTGTTATAGCCTGTAATACTACATGTGCATCGATTGACAAAAATGAATACAGTGAGATTCTTTTTAATGTGTTAGAAGCTGGAGCAGAAAGTGCCGCTAATTTAACTAAGAATAAAAAAGTTGGCGTTATCGCCACTACAAGGACGATAGAAAGTAGAAGCTATGAAAAAAATATAAAATCGATAGATAGTGGTGTAGATGTTTTTGGCAAGGCTTGTCCTAGGTTTGTTCCACTTGTGGAGGAAGGACTGGCAAATAGCGATGAGGCATTCAAATGTGCTAAAGAGTATTTAAGTGCTTTGAATAATGAAGAAATTGATACATTAGTTCTTGGCTGCACACACTATCCAATATTGATAAACGCTATTAAAAATGCTGTTGATAAAGATGTAATCATTGTTGACCCGGCTATAAAGTTATCTGAAAAAGTTAAAAGTTATCTAGAAGAAAATAATATGCTTAATTTAAAATTTACAGGTAAAATTGAGTATTTTGTCAGTGGCAATAAAGAAAATTTTGTAAACACTGCTAAACTTATATTAAATGAAGATATTGAAAAGATAAGCATTGTTGACATAGAGAGATATTAA
- a CDS encoding M20 family metallopeptidase encodes MNEILKEARLIQDEIIELRRKIHREPELGFEETKTSELIKKYLEKLGIETKIMAKTGVVGTIKGNGEKTIAIRADIDALPIQEENDVPYSSLVPGKMHACGHDVHTAIALGAAKLLSRRKDKLMGNVKFIFQPAEETTGGAKPMLEAGAFENPKVDAIIGLHVDPDLQVGQIGYTYGKAYASSDMFDINVIGKSSHGAEPHKSVDPIVISANIINMIQTVVSRESNPLEPLVITIGSIEGGYARNIIAGKVHMSGIIRMLNEENRDMIVAKVENIAKKTAELMGGKVEFTRIEGYPCLINDSRMINILRLSALGIVGEENIKNVLPTLGVEDFAYYLKKVPGCFYKLGCGNKELGIDKPIHSNMFDVDENCIAYGIAVHVSTVLNFLKEGISKGNRQKRILKDLFNYSDTL; translated from the coding sequence ATGAATGAGATATTAAAAGAAGCAAGGTTAATTCAGGACGAAATCATAGAGCTCAGAAGAAAAATTCACAGAGAACCTGAATTGGGATTTGAAGAGACAAAGACATCTGAACTCATAAAAAAGTATTTAGAAAAATTAGGTATTGAAACAAAGATTATGGCAAAGACAGGCGTTGTAGGTACCATCAAAGGTAATGGAGAGAAGACAATTGCAATAAGGGCTGATATAGATGCTCTCCCAATTCAAGAGGAAAATGATGTGCCGTATAGTTCATTGGTGCCTGGAAAAATGCATGCATGTGGTCATGACGTACATACGGCTATTGCGCTTGGAGCAGCCAAGTTGCTGTCACGAAGAAAGGATAAACTTATGGGAAATGTCAAGTTTATTTTTCAGCCGGCAGAGGAAACGACAGGTGGTGCAAAGCCGATGCTGGAAGCAGGTGCCTTTGAAAATCCGAAAGTTGATGCGATTATAGGCTTGCATGTAGATCCAGATCTTCAAGTTGGACAAATCGGCTATACTTATGGAAAAGCTTATGCATCTTCCGATATGTTTGATATAAATGTAATAGGCAAAAGCAGTCATGGGGCTGAACCACATAAATCGGTAGATCCCATTGTTATTTCTGCCAACATAATCAATATGATTCAGACGGTTGTAAGTAGGGAATCGAATCCTTTGGAACCTCTTGTCATAACGATTGGAAGTATCGAAGGTGGATATGCCAGAAATATAATAGCAGGTAAAGTTCATATGTCAGGCATAATAAGGATGTTAAATGAAGAAAATCGAGACATGATAGTTGCAAAAGTAGAAAACATAGCAAAAAAAACTGCGGAGTTAATGGGAGGTAAAGTTGAATTTACAAGGATTGAAGGATATCCATGCCTTATTAACGACAGCAGAATGATAAATATATTAAGATTAAGTGCATTAGGCATAGTTGGTGAAGAAAATATAAAGAATGTATTGCCGACTCTTGGAGTAGAGGACTTTGCGTATTATTTAAAAAAGGTTCCTGGATGTTTTTATAAACTGGGCTGTGGAAATAAAGAATTGGGAATAGATAAACCTATTCACAGTAACATGTTTGATGTTGATGAAAACTGTATAGCATATGGTATAGCAGTGCATGTAAGTACTGTCCTTAATTTTTTGAAAGAGGGAATAAGCAAAGGCAACAGACAAAAGAGAATATTAAAGGATTTATTCAATTACAGTGATACTTTATAA
- a CDS encoding S-ribosylhomocysteine lyase — translation MDIKVESFKLDHRTVKAPYVRKAGILVGPNGDVVTKYDVRLTQPNVDSIPTGGMHTLEHLFATYFRDYMDDIIDISPMGCRTGFYLTKFGDTHVDEIKDVLKKVLKRVLETKEEDVPATNEIQCGNYRDHSLFTAKEYAKSVLEKL, via the coding sequence ATGGATATTAAGGTTGAAAGCTTTAAATTAGATCATAGAACTGTAAAGGCACCGTATGTTAGAAAAGCAGGTATTTTAGTTGGTCCTAATGGAGATGTTGTAACAAAATACGATGTAAGATTGACACAGCCAAATGTTGATTCAATACCTACAGGAGGTATGCATACTTTAGAGCACTTGTTTGCGACGTATTTTAGAGATTATATGGACGATATAATAGACATTTCGCCTATGGGCTGCAGGACTGGATTCTATCTCACAAAATTTGGTGACACACATGTCGATGAAATAAAGGATGTATTAAAGAAGGTTTTAAAAAGAGTCTTGGAAACAAAAGAAGAAGATGTCCCTGCGACAAACGAGATACAATGCGGAAACTACAGAGATCACTCGCTGTTTACAGCAAAAGAATACGCAAAGTCTGTTTTAGAGAAACTTTAA
- the spoVB gene encoding stage V sporulation protein B, with protein MHNRSFVRGAFILTIANVIDRAIGFVFRIILSNLLGSEGTGIYQIALPIYFVAITFITSGITAVTSRFVSEERAKGNRKNIFSIMEVSFFIVIFMGIVISSVIFFNAKYISDNLLHEPRAYLSILVFTPVLIIVSSSSIFKGFFQGLINMIPASVSEVVEQIVRVSLTLYLFSILTDIKLEYAATIAVVGIAAGEVTSFLMYIFYYRRELSYIKEEMPDEGKIWDKLDIAKTIIKTSFPITISRMIVNILDLFESLIIPSRLIKSGLTHKEAISEFGKLSGMAYPLAYMPAVITMSLSVTVLPAVSEAASLKKWDTVRLRINQAIGYTTMIAIPAIILFLTLPEEIASLLYPNSPGVGALVKVIAAGSIFAYLESIVTSILNGLGMQNVVLKNSVIWTVISVIAMYVLIPIPSLRLFGYIYGFIFADILVFILNFRVLAKVTGLTVDYNNWFFKPLISALIMSIADTIMYFNLIMVISNKWIVMFITVSSGLALYLLVSYIIRLPYLNDLNKLIFSRSK; from the coding sequence ATGCACAATAGATCTTTTGTTCGCGGTGCTTTTATATTGACAATAGCCAATGTTATTGATAGGGCTATTGGGTTTGTCTTTAGGATTATTCTTTCAAATTTGCTTGGTTCAGAAGGCACAGGAATATATCAAATAGCGCTTCCAATCTACTTCGTAGCTATCACATTCATAACATCAGGTATTACCGCAGTTACGTCCCGGTTTGTATCTGAAGAAAGAGCGAAAGGAAATAGGAAAAATATTTTTAGCATAATGGAAGTATCATTTTTTATCGTTATTTTTATGGGAATTGTAATTTCATCTGTCATATTTTTTAATGCTAAGTACATATCTGATAACTTGCTACATGAACCGAGAGCATATCTATCTATATTAGTTTTTACACCTGTATTAATAATCGTGTCTTCATCTTCGATATTTAAAGGTTTTTTTCAAGGGTTAATAAATATGATTCCAGCTTCTGTATCTGAAGTAGTGGAGCAGATTGTAAGAGTGTCTTTGACATTGTATTTATTCAGTATATTAACTGACATAAAATTAGAGTATGCTGCTACAATAGCTGTAGTGGGTATTGCTGCTGGTGAGGTAACAAGTTTTCTTATGTATATATTCTATTATAGACGTGAATTGAGCTATATAAAAGAAGAAATGCCAGATGAAGGTAAGATATGGGACAAATTAGACATCGCCAAAACGATAATAAAGACATCCTTTCCTATTACAATTTCTAGAATGATAGTAAATATACTTGACCTTTTTGAATCTCTTATCATACCATCCAGATTGATAAAGTCTGGTTTGACGCACAAAGAAGCAATATCAGAGTTTGGTAAACTTTCAGGAATGGCTTATCCACTTGCATATATGCCTGCAGTAATAACCATGAGTTTATCTGTTACTGTATTGCCTGCTGTCTCTGAAGCTGCATCTTTAAAAAAGTGGGACACAGTGAGATTGCGCATAAATCAAGCAATAGGGTACACTACAATGATAGCAATACCGGCTATTATATTGTTTCTTACGTTACCTGAAGAGATAGCTTCTTTGCTTTATCCAAATAGTCCTGGTGTAGGAGCACTAGTAAAAGTAATTGCTGCAGGAAGCATCTTTGCATATCTGGAATCTATTGTTACTAGCATATTAAATGGACTTGGAATGCAAAATGTAGTCCTGAAAAATTCTGTTATCTGGACCGTTATTTCAGTAATAGCTATGTATGTCCTAATTCCGATACCTAGTTTAAGACTATTTGGATATATATACGGTTTTATATTTGCGGATATTCTTGTGTTCATATTAAATTTTAGAGTATTAGCTAAGGTAACAGGCCTTACAGTTGACTATAACAATTGGTTTTTTAAACCACTTATATCTGCGCTTATAATGAGCATAGCTGATACAATTATGTATTTTAACTTGATAATGGTAATATCTAATAAATGGATCGTAATGTTTATTACTGTATCATCTGGATTAGCCTTGTATCTTTTGGTAAGTTATATTATAAGACTGCCATATTTGAATGATTTAAACAAGTTAATATTTTCAAGGAGTAAATGA